The proteins below are encoded in one region of Ostrea edulis chromosome 3, xbOstEdul1.1, whole genome shotgun sequence:
- the LOC125675871 gene encoding low density lipoprotein receptor adapter protein 1-A-like isoform X1 — protein MEKLRKAMRRSPNTTKESRHEKLGEGWNENKEAVKDGITFYMKYLGSTLVEEAEDSQSYGDGVITKALQSIIAMAKSSGKKLRKVALTTSPKGIQINDMANKQLIDEISIYRISFCSADKNFDKVFAFMARNSVNETMECHAYLCAKPKIAQAVTLTVSKAFELATDLHKEKDCNASLKKDPIGGVEETETRTNNVKNSANKLSAGNQPIPKLSSPKANQEILSSKSQSGIKWFTNFQQSFEDENLDEDDCFSMLAVGRSKGLQEFRTDLLQEDVDESVAQYMNSNKCLEEFSRTSSVEDLLCL, from the exons ATGGAGAAGCTGAGAAAGGCCATGAGAAGGAGCCCGAATACCACGAAGGAAAGCAGACATGAAA AGTTAGGAGAGGGTTGGAATGAAAACAAAGAGGCTGTTAAAGATGGAATCAcgttttatatgaaatatctcGGATCCACCCTTGTAGAGGAGGCAGAGGACAGTCAGAGTTATGGAGACGGTGTCATCACCAAAGCTTTGCAGAGCATTATAGCTATG GCAAAGTCATCTGGAAAGAAATTAAGGAAAGTTGCACTGACGACTTCTCCGAAAGGGATTCAAATTAATGACATGGCTAACAAGCAGCTTATAGATGAGATTTCGATATACAG GATATCTTTCTGTTCGGCGGATAAAAACTTTGACAAAGTGTTTGCCTTCATGGCCAGAAACTCTGTAAATGAAACAATGGAATGCCATGCCTACCTCTGTGCCAAACCCAAAATt GCACAAGCTGTAACATTGACGGTGTCTAAGGCATTTGAATTGGCTACAGATTTACATAAGGAGAAAGACTGTAATGCTAGTCTTAAGAAAGATCCA ATTGGAGGTGTAGAAGAGACAGAAACGAGAACCAATAATGTAAAGAATTCAGCAAACAAGCTCTCTGCCG GAAATCAACCAATTCCTAAACTCTCTAGTCCCAAAGCTAATCAAGAAATCTTGAGTAGTAAATCACAATCAGGAATAAAATGG TTTACAAATTTTCAGCAAAGTTTTGAAGATGAAAATTTGGATGAAGATGATTGCTTTTCAAT GCTTGCAGTGGGTAGGAGTAAAGGTCTACAGGAATTCAGAACCGATCTCCTTCAAGAAGACGTGGATGAAAGTGTTGCACAGTACATGAACAGTAATAAATGTTTGGAGGAGTTCTCGAGAACCTCATCAGTGGAAGACCTGCTGTGTTTGTGA
- the LOC125675871 gene encoding low density lipoprotein receptor adapter protein 1-like isoform X2, whose amino-acid sequence MEKLRKAMRRSPNTTKESRHEKLGEGWNENKEAVKDGITFYMKYLGSTLVEEAEDSQSYGDGVITKALQSIIAMAKSSGKKLRKVALTTSPKGIQINDMANKQLIDEISIYRISFCSADKNFDKVFAFMARNSVNETMECHAYLCAKPKIAQAVTLTVSKAFELATDLHKEKDCNASLKKDPIGGVEETETRTNNVKNSANKLSAGNQPIPKLSSPKANQEILSSKSQSGIKWQSFEDENLDEDDCFSMLAVGRSKGLQEFRTDLLQEDVDESVAQYMNSNKCLEEFSRTSSVEDLLCL is encoded by the exons ATGGAGAAGCTGAGAAAGGCCATGAGAAGGAGCCCGAATACCACGAAGGAAAGCAGACATGAAA AGTTAGGAGAGGGTTGGAATGAAAACAAAGAGGCTGTTAAAGATGGAATCAcgttttatatgaaatatctcGGATCCACCCTTGTAGAGGAGGCAGAGGACAGTCAGAGTTATGGAGACGGTGTCATCACCAAAGCTTTGCAGAGCATTATAGCTATG GCAAAGTCATCTGGAAAGAAATTAAGGAAAGTTGCACTGACGACTTCTCCGAAAGGGATTCAAATTAATGACATGGCTAACAAGCAGCTTATAGATGAGATTTCGATATACAG GATATCTTTCTGTTCGGCGGATAAAAACTTTGACAAAGTGTTTGCCTTCATGGCCAGAAACTCTGTAAATGAAACAATGGAATGCCATGCCTACCTCTGTGCCAAACCCAAAATt GCACAAGCTGTAACATTGACGGTGTCTAAGGCATTTGAATTGGCTACAGATTTACATAAGGAGAAAGACTGTAATGCTAGTCTTAAGAAAGATCCA ATTGGAGGTGTAGAAGAGACAGAAACGAGAACCAATAATGTAAAGAATTCAGCAAACAAGCTCTCTGCCG GAAATCAACCAATTCCTAAACTCTCTAGTCCCAAAGCTAATCAAGAAATCTTGAGTAGTAAATCACAATCAGGAATAAAATGG CAAAGTTTTGAAGATGAAAATTTGGATGAAGATGATTGCTTTTCAAT GCTTGCAGTGGGTAGGAGTAAAGGTCTACAGGAATTCAGAACCGATCTCCTTCAAGAAGACGTGGATGAAAGTGTTGCACAGTACATGAACAGTAATAAATGTTTGGAGGAGTTCTCGAGAACCTCATCAGTGGAAGACCTGCTGTGTTTGTGA